The Buchnera aphidicola (Hyalopterus amygdali) genome has a segment encoding these proteins:
- the prfB gene encoding peptide chain release factor 2 (programmed frameshift): MIDINIISNQIKILQKRTNYLKRYLDYAKKKSRILEIDLELCLPKTWKVNESMYHLNKEKNLLNIIVKNINTIEKKIKEAVIFLELVLETNDKIVLEEIYNETKKIEKKIKKLEFYRMFSNKHDNCNCYIDIQSGSGGTEAQDWSKMLLRMYLKWSEKKGFKTEIIEESIGDIVGIKSSTIKVSGEYAFGWLRTETGIHRLIRKSPFDSGKRRHTSFSSIFIYPDIEDEIDIEINQSDLRIDVYRASGAGGQHVNRTESAVRITHLPTNIVTQCQNNRSQHKNKEQAIKQMKSKIYEMKIREKKEKQKKIENTKLNISWGNQIRSYILDNSKIKDLRTGIEKYNVQSVLDGDLDDFIEQSLIIGV; encoded by the exons ATGATTGATATCAACATAATTTCAAATCAAATAAAAATACTACAAAAACGTACAAATTATTTGAAGAGGTATCTT GACTATGCAAAAAAAAAATCACGTATTTTAGAAATTGATCTAGAATTATGCTTACCTAAAACATGGAAAGTCAATGAATCTATGTATCATCTCAATAAGGAAAAAAATCTATTAAATATAATAGTAAAAAATATCAATACAATAGAAAAAAAAATAAAAGAAGCAGTAATTTTTTTAGAACTAGTTCTAGAAACAAATGATAAAATTGTACTAGAAGAAATTTATAATGAAACTAAGAAAATAGAAAAAAAAATCAAAAAACTTGAATTTTATCGTATGTTTTCTAATAAACATGATAATTGCAATTGTTATATAGACATACAATCTGGTTCTGGTGGGACAGAAGCTCAAGATTGGTCAAAAATGTTATTAAGAATGTATTTAAAATGGTCTGAAAAAAAAGGATTTAAAACAGAAATTATTGAAGAATCTATAGGAGATATAGTTGGTATTAAATCTTCTACTATTAAAGTTTCTGGAGAATATGCGTTTGGATGGTTAAGAACAGAAACAGGAATACACCGTTTAATTAGAAAGAGTCCATTTGATTCAGGGAAAAGACGCCACACTTCTTTCAGTTCAATTTTTATATATCCTGATATAGAAGACGAAATTGATATTGAAATTAATCAATCTGATCTTAGAATAGATGTATATAGAGCTTCTGGAGCAGGAGGTCAACATGTAAATAGAACGGAATCAGCTGTTCGTATTACTCATCTACCTACAAACATTGTTACTCAATGTCAGAATAATCGATCACAACATAAAAATAAAGAACAAGCAATTAAACAGATGAAATCAAAAATATATGAAATGAAAATTCGCGAAAAAAAAGAAAAACAAAAAAAAATAGAAAATACTAAACTGAATATAAGCTGGGGTAATCAAATTCGTTCTTATATATTAGACAATTCAAAAATTAAAGATCTAAGGACCGGAATTGAAAAATATAATGTACAATCTGTATTAGATGGAGATTTAGATGATTTTATTGAACAAAGCTTAATAATAGGGGTATAA
- the gmk gene encoding guanylate kinase, giving the protein MSQGILFIISAPSGTGKSSLIEGLLKTKSLYNIKVSISHTTRIMRPGESHGKHYYFISKKEFRIMIKQESFLEYAKVFNNYYGTSRQYIEKMLLSGIDVFLDIDWQGASQIRYKMPKSKSIFLLPPSKDELYKRLRKRGQDSDTVIAKRMEKAVDEMNHYSEYDYLIINDDFQKAINDLKTIVFAEHLCAFHQKNKYNLLISQLLQR; this is encoded by the coding sequence ATGTCTCAAGGTATTCTTTTTATAATTTCAGCACCAAGTGGAACAGGTAAGTCCAGTTTAATTGAAGGATTATTAAAAACAAAATCTTTATATAATATTAAAGTTTCTATTTCACATACAACCAGAATAATGAGACCTGGTGAATCTCATGGAAAACATTATTATTTTATATCGAAAAAAGAATTTAGAATTATGATTAAACAAGAATCTTTCTTAGAATATGCAAAAGTATTTAATAATTATTATGGAACTTCACGTCAATATATTGAAAAAATGTTACTTTCAGGTATTGATGTTTTTCTTGATATTGACTGGCAAGGAGCTAGTCAAATTCGATATAAAATGCCTAAATCAAAAAGTATTTTTTTACTACCTCCATCTAAAGATGAACTATATAAAAGATTACGAAAAAGAGGTCAAGATAGTGATACAGTTATTGCAAAAAGAATGGAGAAAGCAGTAGATGAAATGAATCATTATTCCGAATATGATTATTTAATAATTAACGATGATTTTCAAAAAGCTATAAATGATTTAAAAACAATTGTTTTTGCAGAACATTTATGCGCATTTCATCAAAAAAATAAATATAATTTATTAATTTCTCAATTGTTACAACGTTAA
- the typA gene encoding translational GTPase TypA, giving the protein MHKNIRNIAIIAHVDHGKTTLVDQLLQQSGTFQEHEEKKERIMDSNILEKERGITILSKNTSIKWKNYKINIVDTPGHADFGGEVERVMSMVDSVLLVVDALDGPMPQTRFVTKKAFKNGLNPIVVVNKIDRKNARPDWVIDKIFDLFVNLNANDKQLDFPIVYTSAILGTSGTDYLQMKENMIPLYEAIIQYVPAPNVDPKKKFQMQISQLDYNNYLGVIGVGRVKQGYIKTNDSVAVIDRFGNNKYAKVNKVLNYFGIQRIEVNKGKAGDIIAIAGINKLNISDTICHPDNLQPLPPLIIDQPTVNMFFSVNTSPFSGKEGKYITSRQILERLKKETIHNVALQVKETKDANIFSVSGRGELHLSILIENMRREGFELEVSRPKIIFRNTKNVTEEPFENVILDIEEKHQGNIMTFIGERKGELKNITIDPNKRIRLEYLLSSRALIGFRTEFMSITSGTGLFYSSFSHYKVCQKHDVGQRKNGVLISNSTGMAVAFALFNLQERGKLFLGHGSQVYEGQIIGLHNRMNDLTVNCLTGKKLTNMRASGTDEAITLTTFTKFSLEEALSFINDDELVEITPNSIRLRKRYLKENERKQANRNKNKIIN; this is encoded by the coding sequence ATGCATAAAAATATAAGAAATATTGCTATTATAGCGCATGTCGATCATGGTAAAACTACACTGGTTGATCAACTATTACAGCAATCTGGTACTTTTCAAGAACATGAAGAAAAAAAAGAACGTATTATGGATTCTAATATTTTAGAAAAAGAACGGGGAATAACCATCTTATCTAAAAATACTTCTATAAAATGGAAAAACTATAAAATTAATATTGTAGATACACCAGGTCATGCAGATTTTGGTGGAGAAGTAGAAAGAGTAATGTCTATGGTAGACTCAGTTTTATTGGTAGTAGACGCATTAGATGGACCTATGCCGCAAACTCGATTCGTCACTAAAAAAGCATTTAAAAATGGTTTAAATCCTATTGTCGTGGTAAATAAAATTGATAGGAAAAATGCTCGTCCCGATTGGGTAATAGATAAAATTTTTGATCTTTTTGTTAATCTTAATGCTAATGATAAACAACTTGATTTCCCAATTGTATATACTTCTGCAATTCTTGGAACGTCTGGGACAGATTATCTGCAGATGAAAGAAAATATGATTCCTCTATACGAAGCAATTATTCAATATGTTCCAGCTCCTAATGTTGATCCGAAAAAAAAATTTCAAATGCAAATTTCGCAACTTGATTATAATAATTATCTTGGAGTAATAGGTGTTGGTCGTGTTAAACAAGGTTATATAAAAACTAATGATTCAGTAGCTGTTATTGATAGGTTCGGAAATAATAAATATGCTAAAGTTAATAAAGTATTAAATTATTTTGGCATTCAACGAATAGAAGTAAATAAAGGAAAAGCAGGTGATATTATTGCAATTGCAGGAATAAATAAATTAAATATTTCAGATACTATTTGTCACCCAGATAATTTACAACCTTTACCACCATTAATTATTGATCAACCTACAGTAAATATGTTTTTTTCAGTTAATACTTCTCCGTTTTCAGGAAAAGAAGGTAAATATATTACGTCACGACAAATTTTAGAACGATTAAAAAAAGAAACTATACATAATGTAGCACTTCAAGTAAAAGAAACAAAAGATGCAAATATTTTTTCTGTTTCTGGAAGAGGGGAATTACATTTATCTATATTAATAGAAAATATGCGTCGTGAGGGATTTGAATTAGAAGTATCGCGTCCAAAAATTATTTTTCGTAATACTAAAAATGTCACAGAAGAACCATTTGAAAATGTTATTTTAGATATTGAAGAAAAACATCAAGGTAATATTATGACATTTATAGGAGAAAGAAAAGGAGAACTAAAAAATATTACTATCGATCCAAACAAAAGAATACGTCTTGAATATCTTTTATCTAGCCGTGCATTAATTGGTTTTCGAACCGAATTTATGAGTATAACATCAGGAACAGGACTTTTTTATTCATCTTTTAGTCATTACAAAGTATGTCAAAAACATGATGTAGGACAAAGAAAAAATGGAGTTTTAATATCAAATAGCACAGGTATGGCAGTAGCTTTTGCTCTTTTTAATTTACAAGAAAGAGGTAAATTATTCTTAGGTCATGGTAGTCAAGTTTATGAAGGACAAATTATTGGGCTTCATAATCGTATGAACGATTTAACAGTTAATTGTCTTACAGGGAAAAAACTTACTAATATGAGAGCTTCGGGTACAGATGAGGCAATTACTTTAACTACTTTTACAAAATTTAGCTTAGAAGAAGCATTATCTTTTATCAACGACGATGAATTAGTAGAGATTACACCAAATTCAATACGATTAAGAAAACGTTATTTAAAAGAAAACGAACGAAAACAAGCTAATAGAAATAAAAATAAAATCATAAATTAA
- the lysS gene encoding lysine--tRNA ligase, with translation MIKQIDIKQDVLNNEKKTRKEKFIKMKKDGFSFPNTFKKKNTSVKLNQSYKNKTIDELNILKVKVSIAGRMIQRRIMGKASFFTIQDIEGKIQVYTREQEVTTEFYNNQFKKWDIGDIIGVIGKLFKTKTGELSVFAEKLIILNKSLRPLPEKFHGLLNQETRYRKRYLDLISNRHLYEIFKNRSNIITLIRNFMIENKFIEVETPMLHSIPGGANARPFITYHNEINKEMYLRIAPELYLKQLIIGGFERIFEINRNFRNEGFSTRHNPEFTMMEAYIAYSDYQDMMNFTEKLLNNIIKIMFKKNQIQYNKYCLNFDVPFKRFTMKEAILKYNTNYTLSDLKNIEKIKKMANNIGIEIKKDWKIGHIENEIFEKTTEKKLIQPTFITDYPVEVSPLARRNDFNSHITDRFELFIAGYEIGNGFSELNDVEDQKYRFLNQIKDTEKKNHQDIFYDKNYIEALKYGLPPTSGLGIGIDRLIMILTNQTSIRDVILFPTLRPLKK, from the coding sequence ATGATAAAACAAATAGATATAAAACAAGATGTGCTAAATAATGAAAAAAAAACGAGAAAAGAAAAATTTATTAAAATGAAAAAAGATGGATTCTCTTTCCCAAATACTTTTAAAAAAAAAAATACTTCTGTCAAATTAAACCAATCATATAAAAATAAAACAATTGATGAACTCAATATTTTAAAAGTAAAAGTTTCTATTGCTGGTCGTATGATACAAAGAAGAATTATGGGAAAAGCTTCTTTTTTTACAATACAAGATATAGAGGGAAAAATACAAGTTTATACGAGAGAACAAGAAGTCACAACCGAATTCTATAATAATCAATTTAAAAAATGGGATATTGGCGATATTATAGGTGTAATCGGAAAACTATTTAAAACAAAAACAGGAGAATTATCTGTTTTTGCTGAAAAATTAATAATTCTTAACAAATCTTTAAGACCCTTGCCTGAAAAATTTCATGGATTATTAAATCAAGAAACACGTTATCGAAAAAGATACTTAGATTTAATTAGCAATAGACATTTATATGAAATTTTTAAAAATCGATCTAATATTATCACATTGATTCGAAATTTTATGATAGAAAATAAATTTATAGAAGTAGAAACTCCTATGTTACATAGTATCCCTGGGGGTGCAAACGCTCGCCCTTTTATTACCTATCATAATGAAATTAACAAAGAAATGTACTTAAGAATAGCACCTGAATTATATTTAAAACAACTAATTATTGGAGGTTTTGAACGTATTTTTGAAATAAACAGAAATTTTCGTAATGAAGGATTTTCTACTCGACATAATCCAGAATTTACTATGATGGAAGCATATATTGCGTATTCTGATTATCAAGATATGATGAATTTTACTGAAAAATTACTAAACAACATAATAAAAATAATGTTTAAAAAAAATCAAATACAATACAATAAATATTGTCTAAATTTTGATGTACCTTTTAAACGATTTACTATGAAAGAAGCGATTTTAAAATATAATACTAATTATACCTTATCAGATTTAAAAAATATAGAAAAAATAAAAAAAATGGCAAATAACATTGGTATAGAAATAAAAAAAGATTGGAAAATAGGTCATATAGAAAATGAAATTTTTGAAAAAACAACAGAAAAAAAACTAATCCAACCCACTTTCATTACAGACTATCCAGTAGAAGTCTCTCCTCTAGCAAGACGTAATGATTTTAATTCTCATATTACAGATAGATTTGAATTATTTATTGCAGGATATGAAATAGGAAATGGATTTTCAGAATTAAATGACGTAGAAGATCAAAAATATAGATTCTTAAATCAAATAAAAGATACTGAAAAAAAAAATCATCAAGACATTTTTTATGACAAAAATTATATAGAAGCATTAAAATACGGATTACCTCCCACTTCAGGTTTAGGAATTGGAATTGATCGTTTAATTATGATCTTAACAAATCAAACAAGCATTCGGGATGTTATTTTATTTCCTACTCTCCGTCCATTAAAAAAATAA
- the thyA gene encoding thymidylate synthase: MKQYLQLIKKIIKKGNLKKDRTGTGTLSIFGHNMKFNLKKGFPLITTKKCHIPSIIHELLWFLKGETNVKYLNNNKISIWNNWANKFGDLGPIYGKQWRSWETCDGKKIDQIENVLNQLKKDPDSRRMIVSSWNVGEIDKMSLSPCHIIFQFYVSKKKLSCQLYQRSCDVFLGLPFNIASYATLIHMIAQQCNLKIGDFLWTGGDVHLYKNHVELAKKQILRIPRKLPELIIKRKPKSLFDYNIKDFKIVRYEPHPTIKAEISI; the protein is encoded by the coding sequence ATGAAACAATATTTACAATTAATAAAAAAAATAATTAAAAAAGGAAATTTAAAAAAAGATCGAACGGGGACCGGAACATTATCTATTTTTGGACATAATATGAAATTTAACTTAAAAAAAGGGTTCCCTTTAATTACGACAAAAAAATGTCATATACCATCTATTATTCATGAATTATTATGGTTTCTTAAGGGGGAAACAAATGTTAAATACTTAAATAATAATAAAATATCAATTTGGAATAATTGGGCAAATAAATTTGGTGATCTAGGACCAATTTATGGAAAACAATGGCGAAGTTGGGAAACATGTGATGGAAAAAAAATAGATCAAATCGAAAATGTATTAAATCAATTAAAAAAAGACCCTGATTCAAGAAGAATGATAGTATCTAGTTGGAATGTTGGAGAAATCGATAAAATGTCATTATCTCCATGTCATATAATATTTCAATTTTATGTGTCAAAAAAAAAATTGAGTTGTCAACTATATCAACGTTCATGCGATGTATTTCTTGGTTTACCATTTAATATAGCTAGTTATGCAACACTCATACATATGATAGCACAACAATGTAACCTCAAAATTGGAGATTTTTTATGGACAGGAGGAGATGTTCACTTATATAAAAATCATGTTGAGTTAGCTAAGAAACAAATACTCAGAATACCCCGAAAATTACCAGAACTAATTATAAAAAGAAAACCTAAATCATTGTTTGATTATAACATCAAAGATTTTAAAATCGTTAGATACGAACCTCATCCTACAATTAAAGCAGAGATATCTATATAA
- the lysA gene encoding diaminopimelate decarboxylase, which produces MPELLHQTKTNLSIENIRKLIKKYPSPFWLYDSSIIYKKIKLLKKFDIIRFAQKACSNINILRFMKKNNLKVDAVSLGEIERALVAGFKPNTNEIIFTADLFDQETLSKVINCKIPVNAGSIDMLKQLGKLSPGHHVWLRINPGFGYGHSKKTNTGGENSKHGIWHPNLAIPIIKKYKLKLIGLHMHIGSGVNYEHLEKVCQSMIDHAIKINQKISFISAGGGLPIPYRFNEKPINTKKYFMIWDEARKKISRFLNTPIQLEIEPGRFLVAESGILISQVRAVKKMGNKNFVLIDSGFNDLMRPTMYGSYHHISVLSKDHRNIKEIEKIDTIVGGPLCESGDIFTQKEGGNIETRKLPMLKIGDYLIFHDTGAYGASMSSNYNTRPLIQEIMFENKTFKVIRRRQKISELLNLEK; this is translated from the coding sequence ATGCCTGAGTTATTACATCAAACTAAAACTAATCTTAGTATAGAAAATATTAGAAAATTAATAAAAAAATATCCATCTCCTTTTTGGTTATATGATTCTAGTATTATCTATAAAAAAATAAAATTACTAAAAAAATTTGACATTATTAGATTTGCTCAAAAAGCGTGTTCAAACATTAACATACTTCGTTTCATGAAAAAAAATAACCTAAAAGTAGATGCTGTTTCACTAGGCGAGATAGAACGAGCATTAGTTGCCGGATTCAAACCAAATACAAACGAAATAATTTTTACAGCAGATCTATTTGATCAAGAAACTTTATCTAAAGTAATCAATTGCAAAATACCAGTGAATGCAGGATCAATAGATATGTTAAAACAATTAGGTAAACTTTCTCCAGGACATCATGTATGGTTAAGAATTAATCCAGGTTTTGGATATGGACACAGCAAAAAAACTAATACCGGAGGAGAAAATAGTAAACATGGAATTTGGCATCCCAATTTAGCAATACCTATTATAAAAAAATATAAATTAAAACTTATTGGATTGCATATGCATATTGGTTCAGGCGTAAACTATGAACATTTAGAAAAAGTATGTCAATCTATGATAGATCATGCAATTAAGATTAATCAAAAAATATCATTTATTTCAGCAGGAGGTGGACTACCTATACCTTATAGATTTAATGAAAAACCTATTAATACAAAAAAATATTTTATGATTTGGGATGAAGCAAGAAAAAAAATATCTCGTTTTTTAAATACACCAATTCAATTGGAAATTGAACCAGGTAGATTTTTAGTTGCAGAATCAGGAATTTTGATTTCCCAAGTAAGAGCAGTTAAAAAAATGGGTAATAAAAACTTTGTTTTAATTGATTCAGGTTTTAACGATCTTATGCGTCCTACAATGTATGGGAGTTATCACCATATATCTGTTTTATCAAAAGATCATAGAAATATTAAAGAAATAGAAAAAATAGATACAATTGTAGGTGGACCTTTATGTGAATCAGGAGATATCTTTACACAAAAAGAAGGAGGAAACATCGAAACTAGAAAATTACCTATGTTAAAAATAGGAGACTATTTGATATTTCATGATACCGGAGCATATGGTGCTTCAATGTCATCTAATTACAATACTAGACCTCTTATTCAAGAAATAATGTTTGAAAATAAAACTTTTAAAGTTATTCGAAGACGACAAAAAATCAGCGAATTGTTAAATTTAGAAAAATAG
- a CDS encoding DsbA family protein, translating to MKKILIVLYTIFLSFTVLASEYTNKKEYTIEKKNIYDVPEVMNFFSFFCPYCYKLEKIYKIHHLLKNKIDQKIKKKNYHVNFLGGNLGKTLTKAWIIAQKMKVEEKIMLPIFQGIQETNTINNAASIKDIFLKEAGVNSDKYNKFWNSFTLKILIRKNNQDVKKAKLNYVPSMLINGKYLINYFKLEKIFKKDFSKKYINLLYFLIKK from the coding sequence ATGAAAAAAATATTAATTGTTTTATATACTATCTTTTTATCTTTTACAGTTTTAGCTTCTGAATATACAAACAAAAAAGAATATACAATAGAAAAAAAAAATATTTATGATGTACCTGAAGTAATGAATTTTTTTTCTTTTTTTTGTCCATATTGTTATAAATTAGAAAAAATATATAAAATACATCATCTATTAAAAAATAAAATAGATCAAAAAATAAAAAAGAAAAATTATCATGTAAACTTTTTAGGAGGAAATTTAGGCAAAACTTTAACAAAAGCTTGGATAATAGCACAAAAAATGAAAGTTGAAGAAAAAATTATGCTACCTATCTTTCAAGGAATTCAAGAAACTAATACAATTAACAATGCTGCTAGTATTAAAGATATATTTTTAAAAGAAGCAGGAGTTAATTCAGATAAATATAATAAATTTTGGAATAGTTTTACACTTAAAATATTAATAAGAAAAAATAATCAAGATGTTAAAAAAGCTAAACTGAATTATGTTCCTAGTATGTTAATAAATGGAAAATATTTAATCAATTATTTTAAATTAGAAAAAATATTTAAAAAAGATTTTTCTAAAAAATATATAAATTTATTATATTTTTTAATAAAAAAATAA
- the ygfZ gene encoding tRNA-modifying protein YgfZ, which translates to MSLFLFPKYPVYSSINLPLTLHFLEEWSLVYIEGTDSTKHLQNQFTIDVFSLNKKEYKFCAHCNFNGKVLATMFLFHYRKGYAYIIRKSLVKMQVKQLKKYAIFSKVEIKELDNLYLFGISGSDARLFLSELFIDIPNVNHSIISHEKRTILLFSKPIERFFLILSLKDVLFLKKQKNKIKLFNNSKQWTLLDIEAGFPIFDKKLSQKFLPQSLNLEKLQAISFNKGCYYGQETIARTFYKNLNKYELHVLVGIGKISAEIGSIIETEKEGKWYRIGFLIAMIYVEVNQVFIQAVINKSINAKNIFRIYGLKNIFLIKT; encoded by the coding sequence ATGTCGTTATTTTTATTTCCAAAATATCCTGTTTATTCTTCAATTAATTTACCCTTAACATTACATTTTCTTGAAGAATGGTCTTTAGTATATATAGAAGGTACTGATAGTACAAAACATCTTCAAAATCAATTTACAATTGATGTATTTTCTTTAAATAAAAAAGAATACAAATTTTGTGCTCATTGTAATTTTAATGGAAAAGTTTTAGCAACTATGTTTCTCTTTCATTATAGAAAAGGTTATGCTTATATTATTCGAAAAAGTCTTGTTAAAATGCAAGTTAAGCAATTAAAAAAATATGCTATTTTTTCTAAAGTAGAAATTAAAGAATTAGACAATTTATATTTATTTGGCATATCTGGCAGCGATGCCAGATTATTTTTATCTGAACTTTTTATTGACATACCGAATGTGAATCATTCAATAATCTCTCATGAGAAAAGAACTATATTGTTATTTTCAAAGCCTATTGAAAGATTTTTTTTAATTTTATCTTTAAAAGATGTGTTATTTTTAAAAAAACAAAAAAACAAAATAAAATTATTCAATAATAGTAAGCAATGGACTCTTTTAGACATAGAAGCAGGATTTCCTATTTTTGATAAAAAATTGTCTCAAAAATTTTTACCTCAATCTCTAAATTTAGAAAAGCTTCAAGCTATAAGCTTTAATAAAGGATGTTATTATGGACAAGAAACAATAGCACGAACATTTTATAAAAATTTAAATAAATATGAATTACATGTTTTAGTAGGTATAGGAAAAATTAGCGCCGAAATTGGTTCAATCATTGAAACGGAGAAAGAAGGAAAGTGGTATAGAATTGGTTTTTTAATTGCAATGATTTATGTTGAAGTTAATCAAGTTTTTATACAAGCAGTAATAAATAAATCTATAAATGCTAAAAATATATTTAGAATTTATGGTCTAAAAAATATTTTTTTAATTAAAACTTAG
- the yihA gene encoding ribosome biogenesis GTP-binding protein YihA/YsxC, whose product MNILNYKKTFFLKSVPNIFDMTIKNGIEVAFVGYSNSGKSSAINALTHKKKLARFSKVPGCTKLINFFQVASDFRLVDLPGYGYAQVSMSKKIYLKNVIYSYLKHSECLKGLVFLMDIRHPLKVFDLNIIDLAINNEIPILLLLTKCDKLTVSDQKIQFNKVYKELKYFLNKIHIHLFSSLKKVGITELKKQLNLWYKKYR is encoded by the coding sequence TTGAACATATTAAATTATAAAAAAACATTTTTTTTAAAAAGCGTACCTAATATTTTTGATATGACAATTAAAAATGGAATTGAAGTAGCCTTTGTTGGTTATTCTAATTCAGGAAAATCTAGTGCTATTAATGCGTTAACTCATAAAAAGAAGTTAGCTCGTTTTAGTAAAGTTCCTGGTTGTACTAAATTAATTAATTTTTTTCAAGTAGCTTCTGATTTTCGGTTAGTCGATCTCCCTGGTTATGGTTATGCGCAAGTTTCTATGTCAAAAAAAATATATTTGAAAAATGTAATATATTCTTATTTAAAACATAGTGAATGTTTAAAAGGTTTAGTGTTTTTAATGGACATTAGACATCCTTTAAAAGTTTTTGATTTAAATATAATTGATTTAGCTATAAATAATGAAATCCCCATTTTATTGTTATTAACAAAATGTGACAAACTTACAGTAAGTGATCAAAAAATCCAATTTAATAAAGTATATAAAGAATTAAAATACTTTTTAAATAAAATTCATATTCACTTATTTTCATCATTAAAAAAAGTAGGTATTACAGAATTAAAAAAACAATTAAATTTATGGTATAAAAAATATCGTTAA
- a CDS encoding 5'-3' exonuclease has translation MLYMKRKPVIIIDGSLYLYRSYFAFQQSIKYEEKPYGAIYGMLKTIYNVLKKNYSSKKIIIIFDSSKKTFRNTIFKEYKSNRPSMPNQLYLQIQPLFKILKEIGIKTLSMQGIEADDIIGSFSHKLEKEGEKILIVSHDKDMIQLVNKNINILHLNSNSILTSDTIKEKYGIHPQEFIDLLALMGDTSDNIPGIPKIGIKTALHLLKKFSNIRNIYNNIEKIPFLCFRNAKNAAIQLKNYKKIAFLSYELAKIKLDIPINITSQEIYIKKTCFKNLSDKIKLYSFNQ, from the coding sequence ATATTATATATGAAAAGAAAACCTGTTATTATAATAGATGGAAGTCTATATTTATATCGTTCTTATTTTGCATTTCAACAATCTATAAAATACGAAGAAAAACCATACGGAGCAATATATGGAATGTTGAAAACAATATACAATGTTTTGAAAAAAAACTACAGTTCAAAAAAAATTATTATTATTTTTGATTCTTCTAAAAAAACTTTCAGAAACACAATTTTTAAAGAATACAAAAGCAACAGACCTTCTATGCCTAATCAGCTTTATTTACAAATTCAACCTCTGTTTAAAATACTTAAAGAAATTGGAATTAAAACTTTAAGTATGCAAGGAATAGAAGCAGATGATATTATTGGTAGTTTTTCACATAAATTAGAAAAAGAAGGAGAAAAAATATTAATTGTCAGTCATGATAAAGATATGATACAACTCGTAAACAAAAATATCAATATATTGCATTTAAATAGCAATAGTATTCTTACTTCTGATACAATAAAAGAAAAATATGGTATTCATCCTCAAGAATTTATTGATCTCTTAGCACTGATGGGAGATACATCTGATAATATTCCAGGAATTCCTAAAATAGGTATAAAGACTGCCTTACATTTATTAAAAAAATTCTCAAATATTAGAAATATTTATAATAATATTGAAAAAATACCATTTTTATGTTTTAGAAATGCTAAAAACGCTGCTATTCAATTAAAAAATTACAAAAAAATCGCTTTTCTTTCATATGAATTAGCAAAAATAAAATTAGATATCCCTATAAATATAACTTCTCAAGAAATTTACATAAAAAAAACTTGCTTTAAGAATTTGTCTGATAAAATTAAACTTTATTCTTTTAATCAATAA